In Quercus robur chromosome 10, dhQueRobu3.1, whole genome shotgun sequence, a genomic segment contains:
- the LOC126701731 gene encoding AP-3 complex subunit delta translates to MASSTSSIMDTLFQRTIEDLIKGLRLQLIGESAFISKALDEIRREIKSIDPHTKSNALQKLSYLSSLHHFDMSWAAFHVVEVMSSSRFSHKKIGYHAASLSFSDSTPVLLLITNQLRKDLTNPNNEFEVSLALECLSRIATTDLCRDLTPEIFTLLSSTKIFVRKKAIALVLRVFEKYPDAVKVCFKRLVENLDSTDPHIVSAVVGVFCELTSNDPKSYLPLAPEFYRILVDSKNNWVLIKMLKIFTKLVLLEPRLAKRVVEPVCEHMRRTGAKSLMFECVRTVVSSLSEHEQAVKLAVVKIRELLLDDDPNLRYLGLNALSIVAPKHLWAVLENKEVVIKWLSDEDPNIKRESLRLVMAMVSENNVVEICRVLVNYALKSDPEFCNEILGSILSTCSRNLYEIVNDFDWYVSLLGEMSRILHCQQGDEIENQLIDISMRVRDVRPELVRVGRDLLIDPALLSNHFLYRILSAAAWVSGEYVEFSRNPFELIEALLQPRTNLLPPSIRAIYIQSAFKVLIFCLHSYLLQRESTASSYPDTSALSELASKREMPEGSDLATFKAPSHSEQDEVFNPRVSNQSSEELSVGNGGDRTISHGQTSTPVTSENSFTYEAVVNQLNLIELALGPLTGSHDVEILERVRNLLCFIELIKGEILESLVQKEENLNSAEMKSSKIIKLMSDAFSEELGPVSVSAQERVPIPEGLALKENLNDLDMICGDIQLPSSISFSLVSTHYEEGVGASLPDLQSKEELEPPSEATSLLAEHRKRHGLYYLTSEKNDIVGNDYPPANDPKLQDNQNNDTEDLVKLTEQLLVSKKRPNQAKPRPVVVKLDGDVVPVSAKRPGPKDESLSGAVQEVLLGSDTKTSTSRSNPSDKSSSKRKGKEKLITDPSSELNENLGDAEKLDHENPSSRRSKHRTHGKERRHKSPGKIREEREENGQKEKKKSSHRHARHKTRQRADVPLNVVSETPVIPDFLL, encoded by the coding sequence ATGGCTAGTTCCACTTCTTCCATCATGGACACACTCTTCCAACGCACCATAGAGGACCTAATCAAGGGCCTCCGCCTCCAACTCATCGGCGAGTCCGCTTTCATCTCCAAAGCCCTCGACGAGATCCGCCGCGAGATCAAATCCATAGACCCACACACCAAATCCAACGCACTCCAAAAGCTCTCCTACCTCTCTTCTCTCCACCACTTCGACATGTCGTGGGCTGCTTTCCATGTCGTCGAAGTCATGTCTTCCTCTCGCTTTTCCCACAAGAAAATCGGTTACCATGCTGCTTCTCTCTCCTTCAGCGACTCCACGCCTGTGCTCCTCTTGATCACCAATCAGCTTCGCAAAGATTTGACCAACCCAAACAACGAGTTTGAGGTAAGTCTTGCTCTCGAATGCCTCTCTAGAATTGCCACTACTGATCTTTGTAGAGACTTAACTCCTGAGATTTTCACCCTTTTGTCGAGTACTAAGATTTTCGTGAGAAAGAAAGCGATTGCGCTTGTTTTGAGGGTTTTCGAGAAATACCCAGATGCTGTAAAGGTCTGTTTTAAGCGTTTGGTTGAGAATTTAGATAGTACCGATCCTCACATTGTGTCTGCGGTTGTTGGGGTCTTTTGTGAACTCACTTCTAATGACCCCAAATCGTATCTTCCATTGGCGCCCGAgttttatagaattttagttgattCTAAGAACAATTGGGTGTTGATTAAGATGTTGAAGATTTTCACCAAGTTGGTGCTGTTGGAGCCAAGGTTGGCGAAGCGGGTTGTTGAGCCGGTTTGTGAGCATATGAGGAGGACTGGAGCTAAGTCGTTGATGTTTGAGTGTGTTAGGACTGTGGTGAGTAGTTTGAGTGAGCATGAACAAGCGGTGAAGCTTGCGGTTGTGAAGATTCGGGAGTTGTTGCTTGATGATGATCCGAATCTTAGGTATCTTGGATTGAATGCACTTTCGATTGTTGCTCCGAAGCACTTGTGGGCTGTGTTGGAGAATAAGGAGGTAGTAATTAAGTGGTTGAGTGATGAGGATCCTAATATCAAGCGTGAGTCCTTGCGTCTTGTGATGGCAATGGTTTCTGAGAATAATGTGGTTGAAATTTGCAGGGTTTTGGTGAATTATGCTTTAAAATCTGATCCAGAGTTTTGTAATGAGATTCTGGGGTCCATTTTGTCGACATGTTCTAGAAATTTGTATGAGATAGTTAATGATTTTGATTGGTATGTGTCACTTCTTGGAGAAATGTCGAGGATTCTACATTGCCAACAGGGGGATGAAATTGAGAATCAGCTAATTGATATCAGTATGAGGGTCAGGGATGTTAGACCAGAGCTTGTTCGGGTTGGTCGTGATCTGCTAATTGATCCTGCATTACTTAGTAACCATTTCTTGTATAGGATATTATCTGCTGCTGCTTGGGTGTCAGGGGAGTATGTTGAGTTCTCAAGGAATCCGTTTGAACTTATAGAGGCACTGTTACAACCTCGTACGAATCTCTTGCCACCATCAATAAGGGCAATATATATCCAGTCTGCTTTTAAAGTATTAATCTTTTGTTTACATTCTTACCTCTTACAAAGGGAAAGTACTGCTTCCTCATATCCTGATACTTCGGCACTTTCTGAATTAGCCTCTAAGAGGGAAATGCCTGAGGGTTCTGATTTGGCAACATTTAAAGCTCCTTCTCACAGTGAACAGGATGAAGTGTTCAACCCAAGGGTTTCAAATCAATCATCTGAAGAGCTTTCTGTAGGAAATGGTGGGGATAGAACTATTAGTCATGGTCAGACATCTACACCTGTTACTTCAGAGAACAGTTTCACATATGAAGCTGTTGTCAACCAATTAAATCTAATAGAGTTGGCTCTGGGCCCACTTACAGGAAGCCATGATGTAGAAATACTGGAGAGAGTGAGGAATCTATTATGTTTCATTGAGTTGATTAAGGGAGAAATCCTTGAGAGCTTAGTGCAGAAGGAAGAAAACTTGAATAGTGCAGAGATGAAATCTTCCAAAATCATCAAACTGATGAGTGATGCCTTTTCGGAGGAGCTTGGTCCAGTCTCAGTTAGTGCTCAGGAAAGAGTTCCTATACCAGAAGGATTAGCGCTTAAGGAGAATCTTAATGATTTGGACATGATCTGTGGTGATATTCAACTACCTTCATCAATTTCATTTTCTCTGGTAAGTACTCATTATGAGGAGGGGGTTGGTGCTTCTCTCCCTGACCTCCAAAGCAAAGAAGAATTGGAACCACCAAGTGAGGCCACGTCTCTACTTGCAGAACACCGTAAGCGGCATGGGTTATACTATCTTACTTCAGAGAAAAATGACATTGTAGGAAATGATTATCCACCTGCCAATGACCCCAAGTTGCAGGATAATCAGAATAATGACACTGAAGATCTAGTTAAGCTTACTGAGCAATTACTTGTGTCAAAGAAAAGGCCAAACCAGGCAAAGCCTAGGCCTGTAGTGGTGAAATTGGATGGAGATGTTGTACCTGTTTCAGCCAAGAGGCCAGGTCCAAAGGATGAATCGCTATCTGGTGCAGTGCAGGAAGTTCTTTTGGGAAGTGACACAAAAACCTCTACATCACGAAGTAATCCCTCTGATAAGTCATCAAGTAAGAGAAAAGGCAAGGAAAAGCTAATCACTGATCCTTCTTCCGAACTGAATGAAAATTTGGGTGATGCAGAAAAGCTTGACCATGAAAATCCAAGTTCAAGAAGAAGTAAACACCGTACTCATGGTAAAGAGAGAAGACATAAGAGTCCTGGGAAGATTAGGGAGGAAAGGGAAGAAAATGGtcagaaagagaagaaaaagagtagTCATCGCCATGCTAGGCACAAAACTCGACAAAGAGCTGATGTGCCCTTGAATGTGGTTTCAGAAACACCAGTAATTCCAGATTTTCTTTTGTAG